Proteins from a single region of Pristiophorus japonicus isolate sPriJap1 unplaced genomic scaffold, sPriJap1.hap1 HAP1_SCAFFOLD_869, whole genome shotgun sequence:
- the LOC139257588 gene encoding histone H2B, gonadal-like, with product MVTDMVKKKSAKAPTGDKKPSKRKAKRKESYSVYIYKVLKQVHPDTGISSKAMSIMNSFVNDVFERIAAEASRLTQYNKRSTITSREVQTAVRLLLPGELAKHAVSEGTKAVTKYTSAK from the exons ATGGTTACTGACATGGTGAAGAAGAAAAGTGCAAAGGCTCCCACCGGGGACAAGAAGCCATCTAAACGCAAAGCCAAACGGAAGGAGAGTTATTCTGTTTATATCTACAAGGTCCTCAAACAG gttcaccccgacactggGATCTCCAGCAAGGCGATGAGCATCATGAACTCCTTTGTGAACGACGTGTTTGAGCGGATTGCGGCCGAGGCCTCTCGCCTGACCCAGTACAACAAACGCAGCACCATCACCAGCCGTGAGGTACAGACGGCTGTGCGActactgctgcccggggagctggccaagcatgcTGTGTCAGAGGGCACCAAGGCTGTCACCAAGTACACCAGCGCCAAATAG